AAAAGGTATATGGATAGGGGTGCAAGTAtggccctgttggcccgaacccgccctggcctgccttgagcccgaacagggtatgggctgagatatttggccctgagggcgggtcaagcttggaaatttctagccctgagttaggatcgggtcgggccagggttgaggcctcgcgGGCTAAGCCTGGCCCGGCCTGACCCTGTTTTAAATCGTATTATAaattatatattgatataatatatattataaactttaaatgccTCCCACATTTTGTcatataatatatcatatatgaatataataagtgatataatacattttattatagtgttattttatataaaattgataattttctccccaatCCATgtatttccttccccctccccatgttcagggccaatcaaggtcagtcCGGTCCGACCCTGAAGAcgagtcagggttggatttttcaggtcTTGAGTCCGGGTCTGGTTGGGCCTAGGCTCAGCTAAGGAGACTTAGGATTggactagggttctataaacccggcctgacccgacccaatTGCAACCCTATATATGGATCAGGTTCGTATGTAGTCAGGTCGGATAGTTCATTGTGGTGTTCCTCCCAACACAGAGTACAGACGCAGGAGCGAGCATGTGAGCCCCCATTGCGCTGCAATTGGATACCTTCGAGGCTTGTGGGCTGTGCACCGCAGTACCTGTTCGAACGAATCCCCACGTGTAAAATATATACATGAAATATTTCTGGGGTATCGAGGTCTGAACCGTCAGATTCAGATCAAACTCAATTGGCTTGACCATCTGTTCCGATCTAACCGATGTAAATGATCTCGAGATCTAGTGAACAACTTGCcagcttttctttgttttttctttttcatggaaGGAAACAGCTGTCATGGTCGTCATGTGACAGACTGCGCCGGTTttaggaaaaaacaaaaactgtgACGTTGCTggggggaagaaagagaagagacagaGCCAGGCAGGACCCAGTTTTACATGAAACGCCGCCCAACCTGACCAGAGAGGTTTCATTCATGTGAACACCATTACCAGCTTCACATTAATGAAAACGACTCATCGTGATTCGTGAGTCCAATTGGACCCGAGTTGTCAGGGTTCAATGAAACTACGCTGCCTCAATCCCCACTATGGATTGGGGATAGATATTTCCCTGTCCATTTGTCCCTTTTATCAcctgtctttttttttcccccctaaaAATAGAAATCTTTTTATGAGTTTATTACCAATcatataatgaaaaaaaaaacactacctAGTGGCATACGagatgaaatgaccaccacgtCTCGCGCCCTCTATGGAAAGGCAAAAGTTCTTGAACACACGTCTATTATTTTGTGTGGCCTTGTATCTAGGCCTAGGGATCCCGTGCAGGTAGCGTGTTATGTGCGAATCCTATGTCCAAACATAAGTTGTATAAAATGACCATTGCatccatggaaaggtggaaatcgtTGAGGGGCAAAACGATGATTTCATGTGGACTTGTGTTTGGGTGTAGGGGCCACGCACTGCATGCGACCAGATAgcattctctctcccttttaattttcatgggaaaatgttctctgcatGAGATGCAGGGGTTACATCGTACACGACAACCAATGAGATATTCAGAGAAAGATATCATTCATGTGAGTCCATATCTTTAGAATAAATGagagaaataattaaaaaattcatATAGAAGGGAAACTACATAAGGGCGGCGTGgcaatctttttcctttttttttattatctaaatatggggcgctgttctctgtaccgcaacgcagcctgcgcccaggcacttgggggtgggtgcaatgaccaccctgccccccagCATAGGCTGTCCACGTGCCTAGCGCCTAGGCTCAGGTTGCGCTACGGCACAAAGAATATTCTCCCTCTAAATATATACAAAATGGTAGATGAATGTGGGACCAAATATTTGACGATTAGATCATAAggtcaaataaaattttgaaaattgaaaatcttATGATGCATTAAAATGATGGGAGAGGATTTCTTACAAGGGCAATTTAAGAAGAAATCTATACATACATCAATGAGGGACTGGAGAATGGTATTATTCATATAGATTCACATGGAACcgtatattttatttttcgtAGAACATGGAGCCATATGATTCGAAGAGAAAGTGTATTGTGGCCTTAATACCCTATTTATTATGTGAAAAGAGTATAAAGGACTCTACACAAGGGTGAGCCGTTATTttgaagtttaaaaaataataaaattattagAAATGACATCTAAGGAGTGGCTCTAGTCATTGATATCATCCATTTGCTTCAGGTACGAGGATCTTTGAGTCAAGTGATCATGGGTGGACAGGCGACTACCTCAGAAGCTAGAGCATTCATCagtatattaaataattattatCATTTCTCTGGTCAATATCTAAACATAGCCAAAACTAGAGTCAATTATAGCCCAAGTGtatagagatgtaaatggatatttgaaaattcgtattcgatctaCGTTTGTACCCATTTAGGAGaattcgaatccgtccaaaattaatcggatacgaatatgataatccccctattcgacaaattattatttgattcgtttagcaatccgatAGTAATACaatatttgaaatatatctctgtgtccgtttatccttttaagttatcttttagattttgttatcttatttttataattttctaagttaagataatgtgattttttttctatattttctattggttaATATATAGTATTTATGCAActtgatacatggaatcacatatctatgtgagaaatcaaagactaagaagagtagaagaaatggtagttgttgaactctcaagtctcaaccttaaccctcatcataaaaacggtaaagatgtcaacggatagtcaaaaattcgtattcgatccgcattcATATCCTTTTAGGAGAATCccgtttttaaaaaatactattCGGAAACTATATGAATCCGTCTGAAAACCAATAGGATAATATCCAAATCTGTtcgaaaaccgataggatattatctgaaTCTGTCCGAATATAAACGGTTACGAATATGTtgatgccactatccgaccgaatttgatctgtttacatctctacaATGTAACGGTAGCAGTGAAAAGAGCTCTATCCACAAGCTTCCACATTACTCTGACTACTCGGGTAGATATTTACCTTGATATTCCTCAATTTTTAGGAGAGCTAAAGAAAGCACATTGTGCAACATTGATAGAGAGGGTAAACAAGAAGCTACAATCATGGAAAGCTAAACATATGAGTGCGACAGAGAAACATACTCTCAGTCAATCGACCCTATCTACAATCCCTTTCCATTGCATGTCTTGTTTTTGCTTGCTTATTCCAATACTTAGTGAATTGAATTCATTATGTAGGAAGTTCTTTTGGTGCAAAGGAGAATCCTCTCTAATTCCCATGGTCAGTTGGAAAACCATATGTCAACCCAAGCGAAGTGGCAGACTCAATCTGAAGTTGTCCAGCCCAATGAATCAAGTCGTCTTAGCCAAGAAAGCATGGGAACTATTATCTCTCAATGAGTCCTTATGGGGACAAATTATGAAGCAGACTTATTTCGTAAGGTTTGACAATCTCCATGCCTCAACTCCTACAACATAATTTTGGGCTTGGAAATCAATCATGagctctctccctcttttcaagCGTGGTCTGTTCATCCAAGTCGGTGATGACTATTTGATCAATCTATAGCAAGATTACTGGATTCCTAACTGGCCACCTTCGATAGCTCCATTTCCTTTAATATTGGAAGCACCAACAAGAGTGGCTCAGCTCATTGATATAACATCAAGGAAGTAGGACGATGCCATTCTCCAATGGTGGTCACCCTAGGTAGCAATCCAAATAATGGCGATTCGTATTCCTATGTACTCCATAGCTAACTGCTTCATATGGCTTCCAACAACAAATGGAAAGCTTTCGATTTTTTCagtgaatttttctcctctcaggttccctgcccggtcaagttcgtaggttcctctcatagggagggcagaaatgatgacctcacctTACCCGaacagtgtgttcgggcagggggtgaggtcgtcatttttggccccctatgagaggaacctacgaacctgacctgacagggaacctgagaggagttagattCGTCTTCAGCGTATAGACTTGCACTCGAAGGGGAAACTAATCAACCCAGCTCCGTTTTGGCTAAAATTGTGGCACATACCAACTGCTCCTAAGATTAAAATATTTATATGGAAACTTCTTCTGGGTCAATTACCCACAGCATATCTACTTCaaacttgggggggggggggggtacatGTAATGTCaacatgcaaggtttgttcgaCAGGGTCTTTAGATCCCAATCACCTATTTATTTGATGCCATCGGGCCCATGCCCTATGGACTAGAATAAATCTTCAAGAAATGACATTGTCAGAAGATATTCGAAGTTGTGTGCCTCGCCATTCAGGACTcatcaatggaagaaaataaggagaaaacCTCCAAGATCTCAAGTATGCTGTGGCATATTTGGAACTCATATATGAGGCATATCCATGGGGAAGAACTTCAACCAATCAACCCAACAGCTTACAAATCCAGGCTCTTGCTAAGGAATTCGCCACAACAAGAGACGGAGGGCAAAACAACCAAACACCTAAGCAGATATGCTGGAAGACATCCCTTATGGACTTTGTTAAAATCAATGTTGATGGTGCAAGTCATGGGAATCCTGAACCATCGGACATAGGAAGAGTAGGGAGAGATTACATTGGTCAGTTTCTATTTGGATCCACAATTGGTGCCGGTCATACACTCATACTTACTCTATTGTTGCATAGGCTCTGACAATTCGGCAGACATTGCTAGTGCCAATCCAACTAGGATACAAAAAAATCGATCATCATAGAGAGCGATAACCTGATGGTAATAAACTGCATCAATGGGATCAATGCTTCAACCCCCATGGGGCATCACTCACATTATTGTAGACTGTCTTAAATTGGCAACCCTTCTAGATCAAGTGGTTCTCATCCACTCATTGTGTGAAGGCAATTTTGTAGCGGATGCCAATGGCCTCTTATGGTCTTCTAACTCCAGTTTTCAGCTTTTGGAACCATGCCCCCTCCCTCTCTTTGTTGTTACTTCCCTTTGATATTTCATGTACTTGTCTCCCTAGAAGTTTTCATCaataaatttttctttaatgaaaaaaaagagttttggCTCCCAAGTCCGAAGAAGCTGCACCAAATCCAATGTTGGaaatttgaaaaaggaaaataaataaattaataaataaataagaagaacGCCTAGTTGGAATGTAGATTCATTCAATTACGTCAACAAATCATATGGAAGATATCATTTTCCACATTGCCATTGGGTGCGTAAATTTTTTTCTACACTATCGgcttaaaaaaattgtattttttataaaaaaaaaggcttcAATTATACTtcattaagagagagagagagagagagagagagagagagagagagagagagtaacaaGTAAGATAATATTTGATTATTTTCTTATGGGAAAGGATCCTTTGAGCTAGTAGCAAAGGGAGCACACCAATAAGTACATAGGAGGGCACTTTAATGTGAGGAGGAGATAAATAGACACAAGGTACTAATGTACCCTACCTCAATGGCTCAagaatcttttccttttttaggACCTAAAATGAAAGAAGTATGGCGTGCGAATCAATAGATcgatcttcttccatctctaaTTACTAATCCTTGGTCATGGCATCTCCATCAAGATCTTCTATATATCAGTTCTACAGTCTAGGACTTGGACTTAAAGTTAGTAGGATAGGGGACCCTTTCTGTTATGACATTGCTTCTAATATGGCCATAAAGGCCCTGAACTCTAACTCTCTTGTGTTTTCCTCTTTTTAggttatatatttatttttctcatcaaaacaaaaaaagaaccttttccttttttcatatTTGGAATAATATATTGCTTGGGGGCTGTATTGATATTAATCTACAAAGTGTTAGGTGTAATTCTTTAAAGAGGAAGAGTTCTCCATGGGGGGGAGGGTGTGGTCTCTGTGGATGCGAGGAGAGAGGGCAATCAGCAATGTGGATGCACACGAAAACATAATCAGAGTAGGCATTTCcgccttttcatgggggcacCTTAATTGCCATCGCTTCTCCAATCAAATTTGGGAGCCCATATGATCATGAAAGATGATTCTAATTCCTTCAATGGATTTTCCTTAGGCCCGCACTGcacagaggattttaatccactaccacccccttcccccaaaaaaataagcgTTTTTAACTTGGCCCACACAAATTTAGCATGTGATTAATTCAAatgattcttgttttttttcaaCTTCCAAAATGGCCACAATAATCACTAGGTATGTCAATTGTCAAATCCAATTGCCACCCCagtggaaaaaggaaaaaaggcaTTGACCATAGCAccttctaagaagaaaaaacaaggaAGATAGATTGTATTTGATACTGAAATGACCCTTTCAATTATAGTTGGGCTGGAATAAGTGGTTGGTCTACTTTTATTCCAATTCCAAATTGTTCTTCAGAGTTCAGACTCAAATGGAACAAGTCTCCCTTGTGTCGACGACCACGTGGCCGACTCAAGCAAGACTCCCTTAACCACGTGGCGGAGTCAAGCTAGACTCTCAAAAAGAAAGAGCCTAGAACGGACCACTCTCTGACCCATTCATTTCATCTAAAGGCTgtaaccctctctctctctctctctgtttcgcGGTCCTGGTGCGTCGTTAACACCTTTTTAGGGGAACTTCACGCGAAGGTCACGAGTCACGACTCACGAAGCCTCCTCTCCCTCTATATAAACAGAGCTTGCCCTTGCTCTCAAAGCATAACAGCGTTtccagagagaagaaagagtgcGGCGAAATTAGTTTTCTCCGCTACTGCAGAAGGGtttctagttttcttttcttactaTCAGAAAATAAGTGTTTTTAAGATCTTTCTGCAGTCGGTCGGAGTAAAACAATCGCTTCCATCATTCTCATTCGATCATCGGAAATGGCTCGCTTTCTTTGTAACGCAAATCTTGTTTCTTCTCTCGTCGATTCTATCTCAGTATCAATCAACAGGTAAAAGACTAAATCAAAGAAATAACTCTGGATCTAACTTTCGTTTTCCTTTTAGGTTCATTTCCTTGTTTGTTTTGCCATTTCTGCCGCTTGGTGGAACTTCTCTTGTGTTTTTAATCCTTCCTTCATTTACCCTATTCTAAAACCCTTTTGGCGATCTTAGTTGTCCAAGAAATTGTAAGGGAGATGAGGCATAGAGCGAGCTACTGCTGGAACTCGCGTTCTACAGGTTTCAAGCTCGAATGATAAACGAAAGAATTAGACGGAAAATCGTATCCCTAGAAATTAGAATCTATCTCtgttttaatatatatttttcaccaTTTTCGGGGCGGCTGTGCGGTGCTCACCGCATTTGGTTCCGTAAAATCCGGGGTTTGATTGTTTCTTTTCGACTCCTTTCCTCAATCCTCGCTCTCTTTGAACCACCCACCTAGttgttatttcaatttcatgtaGGTTAATTGATATGCATTTagttaagtaattaattaattaaaatttgtgTGTTTTGATTTATGGACGAGCAGGCCagttatttcaatttcatgtaGGTTAATTGATATGCATTTagttaagtaattaattaattaaaatttgtATGTTCTGATTTATGGATGAGCAGACGAGGTTATGCTGTAGCATCACAGGCTATTTCGTCGAGCGTGGTGAGAGGAAGGAGCGGTCTGCTGAAAAGTGGAGAAGAGAGAGTAGCCATGAAAGAAGCATCTGAAACTAATTCTTGGGCACCAGATCCAGTGACCGGTTACTACCGACCGCAGAATTGTGGGGCTGAGATGGACGTGGCTGAGCTTCGGGAGATGCTTTTGAACAACAAGACTAAGCAACACTAGATGAGACTAAGAATGAATCTATGAAGAATGTCTCCTCTCTTGAGggggaaatgaaagaaaatctaGATGCCTTTActcttttttatcatttttgtaatttgttcGTTCCCTctaatttatgaaattaaaagaagatttatggaatttattgTTAACAGCTCAGATTTGTTTATAGGTTTCGtgataaaagaggaaaaagtgCTTGAAATAATTTAATTTGAATTAAGGATACGTTAGGGGATGAAAGAATTATGATACCTAACGTGTGGGGTCTAGAGAGAGATTCCTTTATACAACTCTAATAAGAAAGGGTAAAGCCAACCCAGGTTTGAGTTGGCTTGTTGAGTAGCTTCCAATGTGCCGGACCGGTTTGATCATAATCAACCCTAAAGTGTCATAAGTTTTGATCGTAGATAGGTTTCTAATTTGatcatgtcatctacataaaatCTCCATACACTTCAATAATCTCTAAACGATATAGTTTCGATTAAAACATAAGATTCGATTTGATTTACAGTATTAGATAAAGATCAAAGTTGAAATGGCTTTGTGTAAACAAAATCCTTCTTCAATCACCCCACATCAAAAAATATTGAATATTTAAAagaatattatttatttaatatataaatcaaaatttttaattGATCAGATTTTTCAATtgaataatctttttttttttttaaaagctaaaatcaaataatttattataaataattttcaCAAAATAATGTAATCCGTCAAagtttcaataaataaattcGATTTGATTTGAACAACCTCCTTATAATTGGACTCTAACGACTAGTCAAGCGGTCGACCATCAAAGATTCAATAGTAAAGAGAATATAATCATAAGATTGTTGCCACCTGCTATGTTCTTAGAAATGTCAATTCTGAATAAAAATGTGGTAGTCCCATATTCCCATATAACCATTGCTAAATTAAAAAATGTTTTGATGTAATAACGTAATCACACGGCAATGAAGGATCACGTTTTTAACTTTCTGAGTCACTTGGCTTTatttgattttggatttttattaattacttaacaattttttcttattcagaattttttttttgggggggggggggggtttgttaGGTAACCACCATtataaaaatcatattttttttggattaaaaaaaaaatcatattaaattGGTGTTAGGGTCCATTTCTCCCTTCTACAATGGAGACCCCTTCATATCTTGATTTAGATTGAAACCTCAGGCTACCAAAGTTATAGGAGGTGACAATATCGGTCACCGTTGATATTGATACAGAATCAAAACAATTGTCCAAAGGGTGTGCTACAGATCTTGTGGCGCGGCATCAAAGTTTGTCACATGGACTAGCTCCAGTTTGAACGACGCGGATCAAGCTAAAAATCGAGATTCAAAATTAACAAATCCTCATGTCCATCACATGTGCACCATGTTCAAGATTTTCAGCTTGATCTACGTACATTGTCCAAATAGGAACTCGTCCATATGGTAAGCTCTGGTGCCGTGCCACAAGATCTGCTGTAGAAGATAAACCTAATTCCAGAAATCACATCACCTTTTAGTCGATATTCTTGATCCATAACAGTGATATTGACACATATCACCCAATACAGCCAATATGATATCGGTATCTTGATCCATGCAATCCACAACTATGCAACGTGAAagtaaattattccatttacttggctgctagccttgtagcagaAACATTCTTGCTACAACATATGTAAttgcaaacaaaaaagaatcattttgtttggtttttacaCTTTTCCTAATTTGGGAATAGAGAACTTTTTCTGGCTTATGGATTAGTGGTGAAGTTCGGTAATGGAAGAAATGAGTAAGCCACCATCATATTCCTACAAACAAGACACTTGTATTAATTAAAATATCAGTGCTAGACATGTAAACAATGATGGTATAAGATAGGAAAGGATAGCTTAAAATAGTATGGACAAAGGTTATCTTCTACTTTCATGGGGGTTTCTAATGTagcttttggctccaaaaggcATACGATGACGGAATTCAGGAGAGATACTTTATACTCAAAGTGGGCCCAAACTCTTTATAGACAAAAACCTAACCAGTAACCAATAATGGATGGAAGTTCAAGTCGGTTTTTCATTATCCCTAGCTATCTATAATGTATTATTCTTAGTTGGGTAGATGTCCAACTATCCTTACACATTGGATACCATTCAACAAAGCCATGTCATATTTACCTTTTCCCATTTGGCTGCAGTACTGTTGAATCCAAAAATTGGGTCAACATTGTGGCCACACACATAACCTTGTAATGGAGTTGATAGTTCCAACTAAAAATGATATGACTTgcatttttagaaaaaaaaaaaaaaaactgcaaatgatggaatttggatcctctgctattgagctgcccgacaggatcgtgctgcctagacatggcgaggcgtgcaatgatcgccttacctctgcccgagtgccttgcccgagtgagggtaaggcgatcattgcacatctcactgtgtctgggcagcatGGTCCTGCCGAACAGCTCgatagtagaggatctggatcctaaaATAACTGTCTGTCATCTGGCTTATATTCTTCATTTAGCATTTAGACTGAAT
The sequence above is a segment of the Telopea speciosissima isolate NSW1024214 ecotype Mountain lineage chromosome 7, Tspe_v1, whole genome shotgun sequence genome. Coding sequences within it:
- the LOC122670015 gene encoding late embryogenesis abundant protein Lea5-D-like — encoded protein: MARFLCNANLVSSLVDSISVSINRRGYAVASQAISSSVVRGRSGLLKSGEERVAMKEASETNSWAPDPVTGYYRPQNCGAEMDVAELREMLLNNKTKQH